One stretch of bacterium DNA includes these proteins:
- a CDS encoding metal ABC transporter substrate-binding protein has translation MKTKWCFTFAMYLMAVLVIGASGVYAKSPVYVVTTFSDYASIVKEIGGDKVVVEYLSQGDQDPHFVAPKPSLALKLKKADMFVTTGMDLEVWASTLLDKARNDKIMDGAVGFVTVYTGLDILEKPTTISRTEGDIHVYGNPHIHTSPMNWIKISDNICMGLKKVDPENADYYDKRQKAFVDKIDRSMFGDKLVELIGGDHLSDLLLAGTLFEFLDKEYQGEKLINSLGGWLKQAMPFRNKEVVAYHKNWAYFARDFGLNIIGFIEVKPGIPPSPKDVQTTINLIKEHGVDVMLVASYFEKRKPTTIAQKTGIQALFLPLSVDAIPEVSDNFKLVSYWIDSINKAVQGKSGGIISTQ, from the coding sequence ATGAAAACAAAATGGTGTTTTACTTTTGCGATGTACCTGATGGCAGTCCTGGTAATCGGTGCATCGGGTGTTTATGCGAAGTCGCCGGTTTATGTGGTGACGACATTTTCCGATTATGCTTCCATAGTCAAAGAAATCGGCGGAGACAAGGTTGTTGTGGAGTATCTCTCGCAGGGGGATCAGGACCCGCATTTCGTTGCACCGAAACCGAGCCTTGCTTTGAAACTTAAAAAGGCGGACATGTTCGTGACCACGGGAATGGACCTTGAAGTCTGGGCATCGACGCTGCTCGATAAGGCGCGGAACGATAAAATAATGGACGGCGCCGTGGGATTTGTGACGGTATATACCGGTCTCGATATACTTGAAAAACCGACGACGATAAGCCGGACGGAAGGCGATATTCATGTCTATGGAAATCCCCACATTCATACGAGTCCGATGAACTGGATAAAAATTTCTGATAATATATGCATGGGCCTCAAAAAAGTCGATCCCGAGAACGCCGATTACTACGATAAGCGTCAAAAAGCCTTTGTCGATAAGATTGACAGGAGCATGTTCGGTGATAAACTGGTGGAGCTCATCGGAGGGGATCATCTGAGCGATCTTTTGCTTGCTGGAACGCTGTTCGAATTTCTGGACAAGGAGTATCAGGGCGAGAAACTGATAAACTCGCTCGGCGGCTGGTTGAAACAGGCAATGCCGTTCAGGAACAAGGAGGTTGTTGCCTACCACAAGAACTGGGCCTATTTCGCCCGTGATTTCGGGCTCAACATAATCGGATTCATAGAAGTGAAGCCGGGAATACCGCCTTCGCCGAAGGATGTCCAGACAACGATCAATCTCATTAAGGAGCATGGTGTAGATGTCATGCTCGTGGCGAGCTATTTCGAAAAAAGGAAACCGACAACCATTGCCCAGAAAACCGGTATCCAGGCATTGTTTCTCCCGCTTTCCGTCGATGCCATACCCGAGGTTTCGGACAATTTCAAACTTGTTTCGTACTGGATTGACAGCATCAACAAAGCCGTTCAGGGAAAATCGGGAGGTATCATTTCCACACAATAA
- a CDS encoding metal ABC transporter permease, translated as MWEAAYFLLPSFVACLVILFILGYLGIHVLEREIIFIDIAFAQIATVGSALVFILFRQHALEEHSVVERIFALGCTICAAAFFSFVSKKVTRISQETVIGVSYAIAAAATIFLLSLAAGGDVHLEEMFAGSILWAKWPQILLCAAVYSIIGIFHYIFRSKFIRLTTDYKGAAQGGMNVMVWDFLFYASMGIVITYTVEISGVLLTFAYLIIPATFSALFAQGWRSRLIITWLMGALVSIAGLAFSYCFDFSCGPSLVSMMGFVLIIAALFKKHMPIKL; from the coding sequence ATGTGGGAAGCCGCATATTTTCTGCTCCCGTCATTTGTTGCATGTCTGGTGATACTGTTTATTCTGGGATATCTTGGAATTCATGTGCTCGAACGTGAAATCATATTCATCGATATCGCGTTTGCACAGATTGCGACTGTGGGTTCGGCGCTCGTGTTCATCCTGTTCAGGCAGCATGCGCTGGAAGAACATAGTGTTGTAGAAAGAATTTTTGCCCTTGGCTGCACGATCTGTGCGGCAGCCTTTTTCTCGTTTGTATCAAAAAAAGTTACCAGAATATCTCAGGAGACAGTTATCGGCGTATCATATGCCATTGCCGCAGCTGCGACGATTTTTCTGCTTTCTCTTGCCGCGGGCGGAGATGTACACCTCGAGGAAATGTTTGCCGGGAGCATTCTCTGGGCGAAGTGGCCTCAAATACTGTTATGTGCCGCAGTTTACAGTATTATTGGTATATTCCATTACATTTTCCGGTCGAAATTCATCCGTTTGACAACAGATTACAAAGGCGCGGCGCAGGGCGGCATGAATGTTATGGTGTGGGATTTTCTCTTTTATGCTTCCATGGGGATCGTTATTACATACACGGTCGAGATTTCGGGAGTCCTTTTGACATTTGCATATCTTATCATTCCCGCAACGTTTTCCGCCCTGTTCGCTCAGGGATGGAGAAGCAGGCTCATCATCACGTGGCTCATGGGCGCTCTGGTTTCAATTGCAGGTCTTGCCTTTTCATACTGTTTTGATTTTTCGTGCGGTCCATCGCTTGTGTCCATGATGGGATTTGTACTGATTATTGCTGCCTTGTTTAAAAAGCATATGCCGATCAAGCTGTGA
- a CDS encoding metal ABC transporter permease encodes MQNFLSFFMIQILLLAVVLSVHTYIGLHIIRRNLIFSDLSLDQLAAFGVIVGIGFGIEGGTTASYFVSFIAVVFGSFLLAVVKPKSGKIPREAVIGIIYCMALVASFLVADKISGGSAYITQTLSGCLLWVTWPLVWVTIISYIVLSIFHFKYRHHIIGITERKGIKHENFWDLLFFLSQGIITVLIVPIAGVLLAYAFLMIPAAIGVLFTKNWLPGLIIGWTAGFCASIVGLLFSYFLRLPYGPSLVLALGGFFFIALITRIFVPGEA; translated from the coding sequence ATGCAGAATTTTCTTTCCTTTTTCATGATTCAGATACTGTTACTGGCGGTGGTGCTTTCCGTACATACCTATATCGGGCTGCATATCATACGGAGGAATCTCATTTTTTCCGATCTTTCGCTTGATCAGCTCGCTGCCTTTGGAGTTATCGTGGGAATCGGGTTCGGTATAGAAGGCGGCACCACGGCATCTTATTTTGTGTCGTTTATTGCCGTTGTGTTCGGTTCGTTTCTTCTCGCGGTGGTGAAACCGAAAAGCGGAAAGATTCCCCGTGAGGCGGTGATCGGTATTATCTACTGTATGGCGCTTGTGGCATCGTTTCTGGTCGCCGACAAGATTTCGGGCGGCAGCGCATATATCACCCAGACGTTGTCGGGCTGCCTGCTCTGGGTCACATGGCCTCTTGTCTGGGTAACTATCATTTCCTATATCGTTCTGTCGATTTTCCATTTCAAGTACCGGCATCACATTATAGGCATCACCGAACGAAAGGGAATAAAACATGAGAATTTCTGGGATCTCCTGTTTTTCCTCAGCCAGGGAATTATCACGGTGCTGATTGTCCCGATAGCCGGGGTTCTTCTCGCGTATGCGTTTCTGATGATTCCTGCCGCCATCGGTGTACTGTTTACAAAGAACTGGCTGCCGGGACTGATAATCGGGTGGACTGCCGGATTCTGTGCTTCGATTGTAGGGCTCTTATTCTCGTATTTTCTGAGACTGCCCTATGGCCCGAGTCTTGTGCTGGCTCTCGGTGGTTTTTTCTTTATCGCTCTTATTACCCGCATTTTCGTACCCGGAGAAGCATAG